In Armatimonadota bacterium, the following are encoded in one genomic region:
- a CDS encoding HD domain-containing protein: MMVVRCPIHGLIEYGGLEERVINSRAMQRLRGIHQLAMAYLVYPGAVHTRFDHSLGVMHVAGRMAKVLGFSKREIGNIRLAALLHDVGHGPFSHVSDTSLTGLSAGYADGKRIDAEKLHECITVDVINHDDELRGILGARREDITRLIDTVNYAGRTAARHIISGPLDYTPAIS, translated from the coding sequence ATGATGGTAGTCAGATGTCCGATTCACGGGCTGATAGAGTACGGTGGCCTGGAGGAGAGGGTCATCAACAGCCGGGCGATGCAGCGACTGCGGGGCATCCACCAACTGGCCATGGCGTATCTCGTCTATCCCGGCGCGGTTCACACGCGATTTGACCATTCCCTCGGAGTCATGCACGTTGCGGGGAGAATGGCGAAAGTCCTCGGGTTCAGCAAGAGAGAGATTGGGAATATCAGACTCGCGGCGCTATTACACGACGTTGGCCATGGACCATTCTCGCATGTCTCCGACACTTCGCTCACCGGTTTGAGCGCCGGGTACGCCGATGGGAAGAGAATCGATGCCGAGAAGCTCCACGAGTGCATAACGGTGGACGTAATCAACCATGACGATGAACTACGAGGAATCCTCGGTGCTCGCAGAGAGGATATCACAAGGCTGATTGACACGGTCAACTACGCAGGCCGCACGGCGGCACGGCACATCATATCTGGCCCTCTAGACTATACTCCGGCCATTTCTTGA
- a CDS encoding class I mannose-6-phosphate isomerase, whose amino-acid sequence MTSRKLDDLAALAGAPIAFERNEAWRVYTGGKLFRELRGQPDPHDSCYPEDWIASMTRARNPPRDGQPPLEGLSIVRGTAVPFALLVELFPREMLGADHLAAFGPTTQVLAKFLDSAVRLPIQAHPDDEYARRYFDSPVGKTEAWIIVATRVIGGVEPYLLLGFRPGVEPAHFRRLVDAQDLDGQVECLNRIPVRPGDAYLVTGRTPHAIGSGVFMIEVQQPSDLVIHTELKVVEVELPAEGAHMGLGWERALEVFDYTGHTVAEVTARARLQPRVIAQSAGGDVEQIIAYADTPFFASRRLRVSGELALTNERFYAGAVVAGAGALVWPGGEMALRPGDTFFVPYAVREHRYQVGAHGHAPLQVITADPPALGDM is encoded by the coding sequence ATGACTTCCCGCAAGCTGGACGACCTGGCAGCACTGGCGGGCGCGCCCATCGCCTTCGAGCGCAACGAGGCCTGGCGCGTCTATACCGGCGGCAAGCTCTTCCGCGAGCTGCGCGGGCAGCCCGATCCCCACGACAGCTGCTACCCCGAGGATTGGATCGCCTCGATGACCCGCGCCCGGAACCCGCCCCGCGACGGCCAACCGCCGCTGGAGGGCCTGAGCATCGTCCGCGGCACCGCGGTGCCGTTCGCCCTGCTGGTGGAGCTGTTCCCGCGGGAGATGCTCGGCGCGGATCACCTTGCCGCTTTCGGGCCGACGACGCAGGTGCTGGCGAAGTTCCTGGACTCGGCGGTGCGCCTGCCCATCCAGGCCCACCCCGATGACGAATACGCGCGCCGCTACTTCGACTCGCCGGTGGGCAAGACCGAAGCCTGGATCATTGTCGCCACGCGGGTGATTGGCGGGGTCGAGCCCTACCTCCTGCTCGGTTTCCGCCCGGGGGTGGAGCCCGCGCATTTCCGCCGCCTGGTGGACGCGCAGGATCTCGACGGACAGGTGGAATGCCTCAATCGCATCCCCGTGCGGCCGGGGGACGCCTACCTGGTGACCGGGCGCACCCCCCACGCCATCGGCAGCGGGGTGTTCATGATCGAGGTGCAGCAGCCGTCGGACCTGGTCATCCACACCGAGCTCAAGGTGGTGGAGGTGGAGCTGCCGGCGGAGGGGGCTCACATGGGCCTGGGGTGGGAGCGCGCGCTGGAGGTATTCGATTACACCGGCCACACGGTCGCGGAGGTCACGGCGCGGGCGCGCCTGCAGCCGCGCGTGATCGCGCAGAGCGCGGGCGGCGACGTGGAGCAGATCATCGCCTACGCGGACACGCCCTTCTTCGCCTCGCGGCGGCTGCGGGTGAGCGGGGAGCTGGCGCTGACCAACGAGCGTTTCTACGCGGGCGCGGTGGTCGCCGGCGCGGGGGCGCTCGTCTGGCCTGGAGGCGAGATGGCGCTGCGACCCGGCGACACCTTCTTCGTACCCTACGCGGTGCGCGAGCACAGATATCAGGTAGGGGCGCATGGCCATGCGCCCCTACAGGTGATCACCGCCGACCCGCCAGCGCTGGGGGACATGTGA